The proteins below are encoded in one region of Arthrobacter sp. CJ23:
- a CDS encoding M3 family metallopeptidase — MTNPLLSPSPLPFGLPLFAGIEDAHFAEAVDAGLAEHLAEIQAITEQSEAATFENTAVAMERAGRLLERAAASFFTLVSADATDTIRELETRLSPKFSAHQDAVYMNRALFERFAAIDVTGLDSESTRLVEEYLKEFRQSGIQLDDAGQERLKGINAELSRLGTEFGQRVKEAMKSSALLLDDAADLAGLPADDIASSAEAARTAGHEGKYLLTLIQPSNQPAMSALENRDVRRRLHEASLARGSAGGSLDVRELVTSMVRLRAEKATLLGFANYAELTVDRQTAPDFEAVQAMMDRLAPAAVRNADAEAAALAETAGHPLEAWDWAYYSAKVRRERFSVDEQAIRPFFSLDKVLHDGVFFAATSLYGITFHERADLAGYHPDVRVWEVRNADGSELGLFLGDYYTRESKRGGAWMNSLVEQSSLLGTKAVVINNLNISKPPAGEPTLLTLDEVRTLFHEFGHALHGLFSDVRYPRFSGTAVPRDFVEYPSQVNEMWIMWPEVLANYARHHATGEPLPQDIVDKLNESRLWGEGFATTEYLGAALLDLAWHVLEAGDVPTDALAFEAKALAAAGVAHSLIPPRYRTGYFQHIFAGAGYAAGYYSYIWSEVLDADTVEWFTENGGLSRENGDRFRTELLSRGNSRDPLESFRTFRGRDARLEPLLKRRGLE, encoded by the coding sequence ATGACCAATCCTCTCCTGAGTCCCAGTCCCCTGCCGTTCGGGCTACCCCTCTTCGCCGGAATCGAAGACGCCCACTTCGCCGAGGCGGTGGACGCCGGGCTCGCCGAGCACCTTGCAGAAATCCAGGCCATCACCGAACAGTCCGAAGCCGCCACCTTTGAGAACACCGCCGTGGCCATGGAACGGGCAGGGCGGCTGCTCGAACGCGCGGCGGCCTCGTTCTTCACACTGGTCTCTGCGGACGCCACGGACACCATCAGGGAACTAGAGACCAGGCTCTCGCCGAAGTTCTCGGCGCACCAGGATGCCGTGTACATGAACAGGGCACTGTTCGAGCGTTTCGCAGCGATCGACGTCACGGGGCTGGACAGCGAATCAACGCGCCTGGTAGAGGAGTACCTCAAGGAGTTCCGCCAGTCCGGCATCCAACTGGACGACGCCGGCCAGGAGCGGCTCAAGGGCATCAATGCCGAGCTCTCCCGGCTGGGCACAGAGTTCGGCCAGCGGGTCAAGGAGGCGATGAAGTCCTCGGCCCTCCTGCTGGACGATGCCGCTGATCTGGCCGGGCTGCCCGCCGATGACATCGCCAGTTCCGCTGAGGCCGCCAGGACAGCGGGGCACGAGGGCAAGTACCTGCTCACCCTCATCCAGCCGAGCAATCAGCCGGCCATGTCCGCCCTGGAGAACCGTGACGTGCGCCGCCGCCTCCACGAAGCCTCGCTTGCCCGTGGCAGTGCCGGTGGCAGCCTGGACGTCCGCGAACTGGTCACGTCCATGGTCCGCCTGCGGGCTGAGAAAGCCACGCTCCTGGGCTTCGCCAACTACGCCGAACTCACCGTGGACCGCCAGACTGCCCCTGACTTCGAAGCCGTCCAGGCCATGATGGACCGCCTGGCACCGGCCGCCGTCCGGAACGCCGACGCGGAAGCCGCCGCCTTGGCGGAGACCGCCGGCCACCCTCTGGAAGCCTGGGACTGGGCGTACTACTCCGCCAAGGTCCGCCGCGAACGCTTCTCCGTGGACGAGCAGGCAATCCGGCCGTTCTTCAGCCTGGACAAGGTCCTGCATGACGGCGTGTTCTTCGCCGCGACGTCCCTGTACGGGATCACGTTCCACGAACGCGCGGACCTGGCCGGGTACCACCCCGACGTCCGTGTCTGGGAAGTGCGCAACGCCGACGGCTCGGAGCTCGGACTCTTCCTGGGCGACTACTACACACGCGAATCCAAGCGGGGTGGTGCGTGGATGAACTCGCTCGTGGAGCAGTCCTCCTTGCTGGGCACCAAGGCCGTGGTGATCAACAACCTCAACATTTCGAAGCCGCCCGCCGGTGAACCCACACTGCTGACTCTCGATGAGGTCCGGACGCTCTTCCACGAGTTCGGGCACGCCCTGCACGGCCTGTTTTCCGATGTCAGGTACCCACGGTTCTCGGGCACGGCCGTGCCCCGGGACTTTGTCGAATACCCGTCCCAGGTCAACGAAATGTGGATCATGTGGCCGGAGGTCCTGGCCAACTATGCGCGGCACCACGCCACCGGCGAGCCGTTGCCGCAGGACATAGTGGACAAGCTGAACGAGTCCCGGCTGTGGGGCGAAGGCTTCGCCACCACCGAGTACCTGGGGGCCGCGCTCCTCGACCTCGCCTGGCATGTCCTGGAGGCCGGCGACGTGCCCACCGACGCGCTGGCCTTCGAGGCCAAGGCGCTTGCCGCGGCAGGCGTGGCCCACAGCCTCATCCCGCCCCGCTACCGCACCGGCTATTTCCAGCACATTTTCGCGGGCGCCGGCTACGCCGCCGGGTACTACTCCTACATCTGGAGCGAGGTCCTGGATGCCGACACCGTCGAGTGGTTCACCGAGAACGGCGGGCTGAGCCGGGAGAACGGGGACCGTTTCCGTACGGAGCTCCTGTCCCGCGGCAACAGCCGCGACCCGCTGGAATCGTTCCGCACCTTCCGAGGCCGGGACGCCAGGCTGGAACCCCTCCTGAAGCGCCGCGGCCTCGAATAA
- the pdxS gene encoding pyridoxal 5'-phosphate synthase lyase subunit PdxS: MAEMLKGGVIMDVVNVEQARIAEDAGAVAVMALERVPADIRAQGGVSRMSDPDMIDAIIAAVSIPVMAKARIGHFVEAQVLQSLGVDYIDESEVLTPADYVNHIDKWNFTVPFVCGATNLGEALRRINEGAAMIRSKGEAGTGDVSNATGHMRQIRAEIAKLAALPEDELYVAAKELQAPYELVKEVAATGKLPVVLFTAGGIATPADAAMMMQLGADGVFVGSGIFKSGNPAQRAAAVVKATTFYDDADVIAKVSRGLGEAMVGINVDEIPQPHRLAERGW, from the coding sequence ATGGCGGAGATGTTGAAGGGCGGCGTCATCATGGACGTCGTCAACGTCGAGCAGGCCCGCATCGCCGAAGATGCCGGTGCCGTGGCGGTCATGGCGCTCGAGCGCGTCCCGGCCGACATCCGCGCCCAGGGTGGCGTGTCCCGCATGTCCGATCCGGACATGATCGACGCGATCATCGCTGCCGTGTCCATCCCGGTCATGGCCAAGGCCCGCATCGGCCACTTCGTCGAGGCCCAGGTCCTGCAGTCCCTCGGTGTCGACTACATCGACGAGTCCGAGGTCCTGACCCCGGCCGACTACGTCAACCACATCGACAAGTGGAACTTCACCGTTCCCTTCGTCTGCGGCGCCACCAACCTCGGCGAGGCCCTGCGCCGCATCAACGAGGGCGCGGCCATGATCCGCTCCAAGGGCGAGGCCGGCACCGGCGATGTCTCCAACGCCACGGGCCACATGCGCCAGATCCGTGCCGAGATCGCCAAGCTCGCCGCCCTGCCCGAGGACGAGCTGTACGTCGCCGCCAAGGAACTGCAGGCACCGTACGAACTGGTCAAGGAAGTTGCCGCCACGGGCAAGCTCCCCGTGGTGCTCTTCACCGCCGGCGGCATCGCCACCCCGGCTGACGCCGCCATGATGATGCAGCTCGGTGCGGACGGCGTGTTCGTCGGTTCCGGCATCTTCAAGTCCGGCAACCCGGCGCAGCGCGCCGCCGCCGTCGTGAAGGCCACCACCTTCTACGACGACGCCGACGTCATCGCCAAGGTCTCCCGCGGCCTGGGCGAAGCCATGGTGGGCATCAACGTGGACGAGATCCCGCAGCCGCACCGCCTCGCAGAGCGCGGCTGGTAA
- the pgsA gene encoding phosphatidylinositol phosphate synthase: MLNRHARGFFTSLFTPLARWLLRIGVSPDAVTVVGTAGVMVGALVFYPMGQLWWGSLIVAVFAFSDVVDGIMARLLGASGRWGNFLDSTLDRAADGAIFMGLTIWFFTEGADRPIAVSALVCLVLGMVVSYARAKAESLGFSANVGIAERAERLASVLLVAGLTGLGLPPVVLLVTLVLLAVASVVTIAQRMMAVRRQAMAAAEGTAST, from the coding sequence ATGCTCAATAGGCATGCACGCGGTTTCTTCACCTCCTTGTTTACCCCTCTTGCCCGCTGGCTGCTCAGGATCGGAGTCTCTCCGGACGCGGTCACGGTGGTGGGCACCGCCGGAGTCATGGTGGGGGCCCTGGTCTTCTACCCGATGGGCCAGCTGTGGTGGGGTTCGCTGATCGTTGCGGTCTTCGCGTTCTCCGACGTTGTGGACGGCATCATGGCCCGGCTGCTCGGTGCCAGCGGCCGCTGGGGCAACTTCCTCGATTCAACCCTTGACCGGGCGGCCGACGGCGCCATTTTCATGGGGCTGACCATCTGGTTCTTCACCGAGGGCGCGGACCGTCCCATCGCGGTTTCCGCCTTAGTGTGCCTCGTCCTGGGCATGGTGGTCTCCTATGCCCGGGCGAAGGCCGAATCGCTGGGATTCTCGGCCAATGTGGGCATCGCTGAACGGGCCGAACGGCTTGCGTCAGTCCTGCTGGTTGCCGGACTGACCGGCCTTGGCCTGCCCCCGGTAGTGCTGCTGGTGACCCTTGTCTTGCTGGCGGTGGCCAGCGTGGTCACCATCGCCCAGCGCATGATGGCTGTTCGTCGGCAGGCGATGGCTGCGGCCGAAGGAACGGCCTCCACCTAG
- a CDS encoding HIT domain-containing protein, whose product MQENTGASSEYPGDAEATDDFGLAGVPDAFQRLWTPHRMAYIKGGQEQFKGKDDCPFCVAPQRSDEESLIVYRGKTCYVVLNLFPYNPGHLLVCPYRHVPDYTDITAEETAEFAELTQTAMRVLRKVSNPSGFNLGMNQGVTGGAGIAAHLHQHVVPRWGGDGNFFPIIAQTKAITQTLDEVRRLVSEAWPGESNAQ is encoded by the coding sequence GTGCAGGAGAACACAGGCGCGTCAAGCGAGTATCCGGGCGACGCCGAAGCAACCGATGACTTCGGGCTGGCAGGCGTCCCGGACGCTTTCCAGCGCCTGTGGACTCCACACCGCATGGCCTACATCAAGGGCGGGCAGGAGCAGTTCAAGGGCAAGGACGACTGCCCGTTCTGCGTGGCACCGCAGCGCAGCGATGAGGAATCCCTGATCGTCTACCGCGGCAAGACCTGCTACGTGGTGCTCAACCTGTTCCCGTACAACCCGGGCCACCTCCTGGTGTGCCCGTACCGTCATGTGCCCGACTACACGGACATCACGGCGGAGGAAACGGCGGAGTTCGCCGAACTCACGCAGACCGCCATGCGCGTGCTGCGCAAGGTGTCCAACCCCAGCGGCTTCAACCTGGGCATGAACCAGGGCGTCACCGGCGGGGCGGGCATCGCAGCACACCTGCACCAGCATGTTGTGCCGCGCTGGGGCGGCGACGGGAACTTCTTCCCGATCATTGCCCAGACCAAGGCCATCACCCAGACCCTTGACGAGGTCCGCCGGCTTGTTTCGGAAGCCTGGCCGGGGGAGTCGAATGCTCAATAG
- the thrS gene encoding threonine--tRNA ligase, with product MSDAQQITLIVDGEETKVTEGTTGAELFFERRDVVVARVDGELKDLDQTLPEGAQVEGVTIDSPDGLNVLRHSTAHVMAQAVQQLRPDAKLGIGPYITDGFYFDFDVAEPFTPEDLKTLEKMMLKIINQNQKFVRRVVNEDEAREAMKNEPYKLELLGKKNDAVGAGEGVNVEVGAGDITIYDNVDRKSGDSVWCDLCRGPHLPNTKLISNAFALTRSSAAYWLGNQNNQQLQRIYGTAWPTKDALKAYQERIAEAERRDHRKLGVELDLFSFPDELGSGLPVFHPKGGIIRKAMEDYSRQRHVEAGYEFVYTPHITKGHLYEVSGHLDWYKDGMFPAMHIDAELNEDGTVRKPGQDYYLKPMNCPMHNLIFRSRGRSYRELPLRLFEFGSVYRYEKSGVVHGLTRVRGMTQDDAHIYCTREQMKDELTTTLKFVLDLLKDYGLDDFYLELSTKNEDKFVGEDAAWEEATRTLAEVAEASGLDLVADPGGAAFYGPKISVQAKDALGRTWQMSTIQLDFNLPERFELEFQAADGTRQRPVMIHRALFGSIERFMGVLTEHYAGAFPAWLAPVQVVGIPVAEAFNDYMFDVVGQLKAAGIRAEVDISSDRFPKKIRTASKDKIPFVLIAGGEDAEAGAVSFRFRDGSQDNGVPVSEAVRRIVDAVKNRES from the coding sequence GTGTCAGATGCCCAACAGATCACCCTCATCGTCGATGGCGAAGAGACCAAGGTGACGGAGGGGACTACCGGCGCGGAACTCTTCTTTGAGCGCCGCGACGTGGTAGTGGCCCGTGTGGACGGCGAACTCAAGGACCTCGACCAGACGCTGCCGGAAGGCGCGCAGGTTGAAGGCGTCACCATTGATTCCCCGGACGGACTCAACGTCCTGCGCCACTCCACTGCACACGTCATGGCCCAGGCCGTGCAGCAACTGCGCCCCGACGCCAAGCTCGGCATCGGCCCGTACATCACCGACGGCTTCTACTTCGACTTCGACGTCGCCGAGCCGTTCACTCCCGAGGACCTCAAGACCCTGGAAAAGATGATGCTCAAGATCATCAACCAGAACCAGAAGTTCGTCCGCCGCGTGGTCAACGAGGACGAGGCCCGCGAGGCCATGAAGAACGAGCCCTACAAGCTTGAGCTGCTCGGCAAGAAGAACGACGCCGTCGGTGCCGGTGAAGGCGTCAACGTCGAGGTCGGCGCCGGCGACATCACCATCTACGACAATGTGGACCGCAAGAGCGGGGACTCAGTCTGGTGCGATCTGTGCCGCGGCCCGCACCTGCCCAACACCAAGCTGATCTCCAACGCCTTCGCGCTGACCCGGTCCTCGGCCGCGTACTGGCTGGGCAACCAGAACAACCAGCAGCTGCAGCGCATCTACGGCACCGCCTGGCCCACCAAGGACGCCCTGAAGGCCTACCAGGAGCGCATTGCCGAGGCCGAGCGCCGCGACCACCGCAAGCTGGGCGTCGAGCTGGATCTGTTCTCCTTCCCGGACGAGCTGGGTTCCGGCCTTCCGGTGTTCCACCCCAAGGGCGGCATCATCCGCAAGGCCATGGAGGACTACTCCCGCCAGCGCCACGTGGAAGCCGGCTACGAGTTTGTCTACACCCCGCACATCACCAAGGGCCACCTCTATGAGGTCTCCGGGCACCTTGACTGGTACAAGGACGGCATGTTCCCGGCGATGCACATCGACGCCGAGCTCAACGAGGACGGCACCGTGCGCAAGCCCGGCCAGGACTACTACCTGAAGCCGATGAACTGCCCCATGCACAACCTGATCTTCCGCTCACGGGGCCGCTCGTACCGCGAACTGCCACTGCGCCTGTTCGAATTCGGTTCGGTGTACCGCTACGAGAAGTCCGGCGTGGTGCACGGCCTGACGCGCGTGCGCGGCATGACACAGGACGACGCCCACATCTACTGCACCCGCGAGCAGATGAAGGACGAGCTCACCACCACGCTGAAGTTCGTGCTCGACCTGCTCAAGGACTACGGCCTGGACGATTTCTACCTGGAGCTCTCCACCAAGAACGAGGACAAGTTCGTGGGCGAGGACGCCGCGTGGGAGGAAGCCACACGCACGCTGGCCGAAGTTGCCGAGGCCTCCGGCCTGGACCTGGTAGCAGACCCGGGTGGAGCCGCGTTCTATGGCCCCAAGATTTCCGTCCAGGCGAAGGACGCCCTGGGCCGCACCTGGCAGATGTCCACCATCCAGCTGGACTTCAACCTGCCGGAGCGCTTCGAACTCGAGTTCCAGGCCGCCGACGGCACGCGCCAGCGCCCCGTCATGATCCACCGCGCCCTGTTCGGCTCGATCGAGCGCTTCATGGGCGTGCTCACCGAGCACTATGCCGGTGCCTTCCCTGCCTGGCTGGCTCCCGTCCAGGTGGTCGGCATCCCGGTGGCGGAGGCCTTCAATGACTACATGTTCGACGTCGTTGGCCAGCTCAAGGCGGCAGGCATCCGTGCGGAGGTCGACATTTCCTCCGACCGCTTCCCGAAGAAGATCCGCACCGCCAGCAAGGACAAGATCCCGTTCGTGCTGATCGCCGGCGGCGAGGACGCCGAAGCGGGCGCGGTTTCCTTCCGCTTCCGCGACGGCAGCCAGGACAACGGCGTGCCCGTGTCCGAGGCGGTCCGCCGGATCGTCGACGCCGTCAAGAACCGCGAGAGCTGA
- a CDS encoding DNA polymerase III subunit alpha, which yields MSFTHLHVSTAFSAHYGVSWPDELAQAAHADGATALACTDRDGLYGTVKHLKACMEAGIDPIVGVDLAVFDDDGDHRTQVAGRVVVLAHGHNNGAGYRALCRLVSDAHARTSGKAGGPVPVAVTRAELASRTLHPETLEPVLTVLIGPDSDVGRAMGGRRYLRPRTLFKRWLDAMPPGTIAAEAVTQLSAPGGPYSTAHAVRMLKLAYEHNVPAVLSNAVRYCAEDGAATADVLESARTLKSLPELSAAPMLQPNGQGWLKSAEQMLELGKEIIGAAGYGAAALGTLLAETEALADKCRIDPVLDMGWKRPLVPEASVIGIEGDPLRELSQRCDAGITRRFPGISGQAKERMRSRLEHELTIIGDLGFASYFLTVAEVSKMITGMGVRSAARGSGASSLVNYLTGISQVDPLQHDLIFERFLSGDRSTLPDIDIDVESAERHNVYRRIFKRFGAERVTLMSMQNGYRARGAVRDAGLALGMDGDEVGEIAKQLWRFSARKFREALEEKPELRDFAGRVEAGRGEQDGMEESGQLDMLVDLTERLDRLPRHISMHPCGVILGDATLLDRTPVQPSGLGLPMSQFDKHDMDPMGMLKLDVLGVRMQSAMAFAVREVIRLHPSKAEVVEAGRHPAGPDGTGPDYIFADGTIDLNAVPLDDEPTYELIRSTHTLGCFQIESPGQRELVGKMAPREFNDLIIDISLFRPGPMKSDMVRPFLEHRHGFAPEVYPHPDLKPVLQETHGVTVFHEQILRTFDVMTRCGLAKADEYRRLLGTEAEGKVEEIFRREARARRYPAEVVDKVWGTLKAFGSFGFCKAHGAAFAVPTYQSAWLKAHHPEAFLAGLWEHDPGMYPKRLLVAEARRLGIPILPLDINRSRAEYRVERIEEGPDHGKLGIRLSLTGIYGLSGTELKRIVAGQPYDSLADLRARARVSKPNIKRLAQLGAFDALHRDSGGAASRADLVHHLQMLQNRPSRKGVDLVEGQLALPLGDVELRNLVPELPEPTLVDNVRAELDLMAVDVSGHLMESHRPLLDRLGVTTADKLLGLRNGSEVLVAGVRIATQTPPMRGGRRVVFISIDDGTGCVDTVFFHEAQEQSGPLLFGTRLLLIRGTTRRTGPKGISLSASMAWDLSRPETLPLGQNPASGVGIPKEFMQPGPLDGISRNLAITGLGS from the coding sequence ATGAGCTTCACCCACCTGCATGTATCCACCGCCTTCAGCGCCCACTACGGGGTGTCCTGGCCCGACGAACTCGCCCAAGCCGCGCACGCAGACGGAGCCACCGCGCTCGCCTGCACGGACCGGGACGGCCTCTACGGAACCGTCAAGCACCTGAAGGCCTGCATGGAAGCCGGGATCGATCCGATCGTCGGCGTCGACCTCGCGGTGTTCGACGACGACGGCGACCACCGCACCCAGGTGGCGGGCCGCGTCGTCGTGCTGGCCCATGGCCACAACAACGGCGCCGGCTACCGCGCCCTGTGCCGTCTTGTCTCGGACGCCCACGCCCGCACCTCGGGGAAGGCCGGCGGGCCCGTACCCGTGGCCGTGACCCGGGCGGAGCTGGCATCGCGGACCCTGCACCCTGAAACCCTCGAACCGGTGCTGACGGTACTGATCGGTCCCGACTCCGACGTCGGACGCGCCATGGGCGGGCGGCGCTACCTCCGCCCCCGGACCCTTTTCAAACGCTGGCTCGACGCCATGCCGCCTGGAACCATCGCCGCAGAGGCCGTCACCCAGCTCAGCGCCCCCGGGGGGCCGTACAGCACGGCACATGCCGTCCGCATGCTCAAGCTCGCCTACGAACACAATGTCCCGGCCGTGCTGAGCAATGCCGTGCGCTACTGCGCCGAAGACGGTGCCGCCACGGCGGACGTCCTGGAATCGGCGCGCACCCTGAAATCGCTCCCGGAACTCTCGGCGGCACCGATGCTCCAGCCCAACGGGCAGGGCTGGCTGAAATCCGCGGAACAGATGCTGGAACTGGGCAAGGAAATCATCGGCGCCGCAGGCTACGGTGCGGCAGCCCTGGGCACGCTGCTGGCCGAAACCGAGGCGCTCGCCGATAAATGCCGCATCGACCCCGTCCTGGACATGGGCTGGAAGCGGCCGCTTGTCCCGGAAGCCTCCGTGATCGGCATTGAGGGAGACCCGCTCAGGGAGCTGTCCCAGCGGTGCGATGCCGGAATCACCAGGCGGTTCCCGGGAATCAGCGGCCAGGCCAAGGAACGCATGCGCTCGCGGCTTGAGCACGAGCTGACGATCATCGGCGATCTTGGCTTCGCCTCCTACTTCCTTACCGTGGCCGAGGTATCGAAGATGATCACCGGGATGGGTGTCCGCTCGGCGGCGCGCGGCTCCGGGGCATCGAGCCTGGTCAACTACCTGACCGGGATCAGCCAGGTGGACCCGCTCCAGCACGACCTCATCTTCGAGCGGTTCCTCTCCGGGGACCGCTCCACCTTGCCGGACATCGACATCGACGTCGAAAGCGCCGAGCGGCACAACGTATACCGGCGGATCTTCAAGCGCTTCGGCGCCGAACGGGTCACCTTGATGAGCATGCAGAACGGCTACCGGGCGCGCGGGGCCGTGCGGGACGCAGGCCTCGCGCTGGGCATGGACGGCGACGAGGTCGGCGAAATCGCCAAGCAGCTGTGGCGCTTTTCGGCACGCAAATTCCGGGAGGCGCTTGAGGAGAAGCCCGAGCTGCGGGACTTCGCCGGAAGGGTGGAAGCCGGCCGCGGGGAACAGGACGGCATGGAGGAGAGCGGGCAGCTGGACATGCTCGTGGACCTCACCGAACGGCTGGACCGGCTGCCGCGGCACATCTCCATGCACCCGTGCGGGGTGATCCTGGGAGACGCCACGCTGCTGGACCGGACCCCCGTGCAGCCAAGCGGGCTGGGGCTGCCCATGAGCCAGTTCGACAAACACGACATGGATCCCATGGGCATGCTCAAGCTCGACGTCCTGGGCGTCCGGATGCAGAGCGCCATGGCCTTCGCCGTGCGTGAGGTCATCCGGCTGCACCCCTCCAAGGCCGAGGTGGTGGAGGCGGGGCGGCACCCGGCAGGCCCGGACGGGACCGGTCCGGACTACATTTTCGCGGACGGCACCATCGACCTCAATGCCGTGCCGCTCGACGACGAACCCACCTACGAGCTGATCCGCAGCACCCACACGCTGGGCTGTTTCCAGATTGAATCGCCCGGCCAGCGCGAGCTCGTGGGCAAGATGGCGCCGCGGGAATTCAACGACCTCATCATCGATATCTCGCTGTTCCGGCCAGGACCCATGAAATCGGACATGGTCCGCCCGTTCCTGGAACACCGGCACGGCTTCGCGCCGGAGGTCTACCCGCATCCCGATCTGAAGCCGGTGCTGCAGGAGACCCATGGCGTGACGGTGTTCCACGAGCAGATCCTGAGAACCTTCGACGTCATGACCCGGTGCGGGCTGGCGAAGGCCGACGAGTACCGCCGCCTGCTGGGCACCGAAGCGGAAGGGAAAGTGGAGGAAATCTTCCGGCGCGAGGCAAGGGCACGGCGCTACCCGGCCGAGGTGGTGGACAAGGTCTGGGGCACGCTGAAGGCCTTCGGCAGCTTCGGGTTCTGCAAAGCCCACGGAGCCGCCTTTGCGGTGCCCACCTACCAGTCGGCCTGGCTGAAGGCACACCACCCGGAGGCGTTCCTTGCCGGGCTGTGGGAACACGATCCCGGCATGTACCCCAAGCGGCTGCTCGTGGCCGAGGCCCGGCGCCTGGGCATTCCCATCCTGCCGCTGGACATCAACCGCAGCCGGGCCGAATACCGGGTGGAACGGATCGAAGAGGGCCCGGACCACGGCAAGCTGGGAATCCGGCTGAGCCTGACCGGGATCTACGGGCTCTCCGGCACGGAACTGAAGCGCATCGTGGCCGGGCAGCCCTACGACTCGCTCGCCGATCTCCGGGCCCGGGCGCGGGTGAGCAAGCCGAACATCAAGCGGCTCGCCCAGCTGGGAGCCTTCGACGCCCTGCACCGGGACTCCGGGGGAGCGGCCAGCCGGGCCGATCTTGTGCACCACCTGCAGATGCTGCAGAACCGGCCTTCCAGGAAGGGCGTCGACCTTGTTGAAGGGCAGCTGGCCCTGCCCCTGGGTGATGTGGAACTGCGGAACCTGGTGCCGGAACTGCCCGAACCCACCTTGGTGGACAACGTGCGCGCCGAGCTGGACCTCATGGCGGTGGACGTGAGCGGGCACCTCATGGAGAGCCACCGGCCGCTGCTGGACCGGCTGGGCGTCACCACGGCAGACAAGCTCCTCGGCCTGCGCAACGGCAGCGAGGTGCTGGTGGCCGGCGTCCGCATCGCCACGCAGACCCCGCCCATGCGCGGCGGCCGGCGGGTGGTCTTCATCAGCATCGACGACGGCACCGGCTGCGTGGACACGGTCTTCTTCCACGAAGCCCAGGAACAGTCCGGGCCGCTGCTTTTCGGGACGCGGCTGCTGCTGATCAGGGGGACCACGCGCCGCACCGGGCCGAAGGGCATCAGCCTGAGTGCCAGCATGGCCTGGGACCTCAGCCGCCCCGAAACGCTGCCCTTGGGGCAAAACCCGGCTTCCGGCGTCGGGATCCCGAAGGAATTCATGCAGCCGGGGCCCCTCGACGGCATCTCCCGCAACCTCGCCATCACGGGCCTTGGCAGCTGA
- a CDS encoding PhzF family phenazine biosynthesis protein, whose product MTFVPQRLFSQVDVFAPGPKAGNPVAVVHGAEGLSTQQMQSFASWTNLSETTFLLAPSDPAADYKLRIFTPRTEVAFAGHPTLGSAHAWLESGGRPQAAAHVVQECGAGLITIRRSGDELSFAAPPVRRSGPVEMAVLEQAITSLGLRPGQVLGSNWVDNGPGWIGIRLESAQEVLDLRPDFAVMDELNMGVIGAYGRGGPADFEVRAFAPGHDVDEDPVTGSVNAGLAQWLRDEGVISGSYTVQQGTVLGRGGRLSVSVEAGSVWVGGISRTVIGGQVSF is encoded by the coding sequence ATGACTTTCGTGCCCCAACGCCTCTTCTCCCAGGTGGACGTCTTCGCCCCAGGACCCAAGGCCGGCAATCCGGTGGCGGTCGTCCATGGCGCAGAGGGCTTGTCCACCCAGCAGATGCAGAGCTTCGCGAGCTGGACGAATCTGTCGGAGACCACCTTCCTGCTGGCGCCAAGCGACCCTGCGGCGGACTACAAGCTCCGCATCTTCACTCCGAGGACTGAGGTCGCCTTCGCCGGGCACCCGACCCTGGGATCCGCCCACGCCTGGCTGGAAAGCGGAGGGCGGCCACAGGCGGCGGCGCATGTGGTGCAGGAGTGCGGGGCCGGCTTGATCACCATCCGGCGCTCGGGCGATGAACTGTCCTTCGCTGCGCCCCCAGTGCGCAGATCGGGACCGGTGGAGATGGCCGTGCTCGAGCAGGCAATCACAAGCCTTGGCCTCCGGCCCGGACAGGTCCTGGGAAGCAACTGGGTCGACAACGGCCCCGGGTGGATCGGAATCCGCCTGGAATCGGCCCAGGAGGTCCTGGACCTCCGCCCCGACTTCGCCGTCATGGATGAGCTCAACATGGGTGTCATTGGTGCATACGGCCGCGGCGGGCCGGCCGATTTCGAAGTCCGGGCGTTCGCGCCAGGCCACGATGTGGACGAAGACCCCGTGACAGGCAGTGTCAATGCCGGACTGGCCCAGTGGCTTCGCGATGAAGGCGTGATCAGCGGCAGCTACACCGTTCAGCAGGGCACGGTGCTCGGACGCGGCGGGCGGCTGTCCGTCAGCGTGGAAGCCGGCAGCGTCTGGGTCGGCGGCATCAGCCGCACGGTGATCGGGGGCCAGGTCTCTTTCTGA